In Staphylococcus lloydii, the following proteins share a genomic window:
- the ylqF gene encoding ribosome biogenesis GTPase YlqF, with product MVIQWYPGHMAKAKRQVTEQLKKVDVVFELVDARIPYSSRNPMIDEVIQQKPRVVILNKKDMANLAELEKWATYFEEQGFYPVAVDAKHGKNLKQVEQAAIKATEEKFARERSKGLKPRAIRAMIVGIPNVGKSTLINKLANRAIAKTGNTPGVTKQQQWIKIGKSLQLLDTPGILWPKFEDQLVGKKLSITGAIKDSIVHLDEVAIYGLEFLREHDYDNLVKHYNVDVSQDDDNIAWFEAIGRRRGLLQRGNEVDYEAVIELIINEIRNAKIGTYTFDIFSEIERDYLD from the coding sequence ATGGTAATTCAATGGTATCCGGGCCATATGGCCAAAGCCAAAAGACAAGTGACTGAACAATTGAAAAAGGTCGATGTTGTTTTTGAACTTGTAGACGCACGTATTCCATATAGTTCAAGAAACCCAATGATTGATGAAGTCATACAGCAAAAACCAAGAGTGGTTATTTTAAATAAAAAAGATATGGCAAATCTAGCAGAACTAGAAAAGTGGGCAACGTATTTTGAGGAACAAGGGTTTTATCCAGTAGCTGTCGATGCCAAGCATGGTAAAAACCTCAAACAAGTTGAACAAGCTGCGATAAAAGCGACTGAAGAAAAATTTGCACGAGAACGTAGTAAAGGTTTAAAACCACGCGCGATTAGAGCTATGATTGTCGGAATACCGAATGTTGGTAAATCTACGTTGATAAATAAGTTAGCCAATAGAGCCATCGCTAAAACTGGTAATACGCCAGGTGTAACGAAACAACAACAATGGATAAAAATAGGCAAATCATTACAGTTATTAGATACTCCAGGAATACTATGGCCAAAATTCGAAGATCAATTAGTAGGTAAAAAATTAAGTATTACAGGTGCCATTAAGGACAGTATTGTACATTTAGATGAAGTGGCTATCTATGGTTTAGAATTTTTAAGAGAACATGATTATGATAATTTAGTAAAGCATTACAATGTGGATGTGTCACAAGATGACGATAATATTGCGTGGTTTGAAGCGATTGGTCGTAGACGTGGACTGTTACAAAGAGGTAATGAAGTAGATTATGAAGCGGTCATTGAGTTAATTATAAATGAAATTAGAAATGCTAAAATAGGTACTTATACCTTTGATATATTTAGCGAAATTGAGCGTGATTATCTTGACTAA